The Phyllopteryx taeniolatus isolate TA_2022b chromosome 9, UOR_Ptae_1.2, whole genome shotgun sequence genome contains a region encoding:
- the cstf1 gene encoding cleavage stimulation factor subunit 1: protein MYRAKPTLKDRQHLYKLIISQLLYDGYTNIANSLINEVKPQSVVSPSEQLVQLAKIGMENDDSAVQYAIGRSDTVAPGVGIDLEFDADVQTMSPEASEYETCYVTSHKGPCRVATYSRDGQLIATGSADASIKILDTERMLAKSAMPIEVMMNETAQQNMENHPVIRTLYDHVDEVTCLAFHPNEQILASGSRDYTLKLFDYSKPSAKRAFKYIQEAEMLRSISFHPSGDFLLVGTQHPTLRLYDVNTFQCFVSCNPLDQHTDTISGVSYNPTANSYVTCSKDGSIKLWDGVSNRCVTNFDKAHDGAEVCSAIFTKNSKYILSSGKDSVVKLWEISTGRMLVKYTGAGLSGRQMHRTQGVFNHTEDYVLLPDERTISLCCWDSRTAERKNLLSLGHNNIVRCIVHSPTNPGFMTCSDDFRARFWYRRTTTD from the exons ATGTATCGAGCCAAACCAACATTGAAAGACCGGCAGCATCTGTATAAGCTCATAATAAGCCAGCTACTTTACGATGGATACACAAACATCGCTAACAGTTTAATCAATGAAGTTAAACCTCAAAGCGTGGTGTCACCATCTGAACAGCTGGTTCAGCTAGCAAAAATTG GTATGGAGAACGATGACAGTGCTGTGCAGTACGCTATTGGGCGCTCTGATACAGTAGCGCCTGGTGTCGGAATTGATCTAGAATTTGATGCTGATGTACAGACAATGTCTCCCGAGGCATCAGAGTATGAGACGTGCTATGTTACCTCACATAAGGGACCTTGTCGCGTTGCGACATATAGTCGTGATGGCCAACTAATTGCCACAGGCTCTGCTGATGCTTCGATAAAGATACTGGACACTGAGCGTATGCTGGCTAAAAGTGCTATGCCAATTGAG GTTATGATGAATGAGACAGCTCAGCAAAACATGGAGAATCACCCTGTGATTCGAACACTGTATGACCACGTCGATGAAGTCACCTGCCTGGCCTTCCACCCAAACGAACAGATCCTTGCTTCTGGCTCAAGAGATTACACCCTCAAACTCTTTGACTACTCAAAGCCCTCTGCAAAAAGagcatttaaatatatacag GAAGCTGAAATGCTGCGTTCCATCTCTTTTCATCCATCTGGAGACTTCCTTCTGGTTGGAACACAGCACCCGACCCTGCGTCTTTATGATGTCAACACCTTTCAGTGTTTTGTGTCCTGCAACCCTCTGGACCAGCACACAGACACTATTAGCGGTGTCAGTTACAATCCCACAGCCAACAGCTACGTCACCTGCAGCAAAGACGGCAGCATTAAACTATGGGATGGTGTCTCCAATCGCTGTGTGACCAACTTTGACAAAGCTCATGATGGAGCAGAGGTCTGCTCGGCCATCTTTACAAAGAACTCGAAGTACATCCTCTCCAGTGGGAAAGATTCAGTGGTCAAACTGTGGGAAATATCAACAGGCCGAATGTTGGTGAAATACACAG GTGCTGGTCTAAGTGGCCGTCAGATGCATCGTACACAGGGCGTGTTTAACCACACAGAGGATTATGTTCTTCTTCCTGATGAGCGCACCATCAGCCTGTGCTGCTGGGATTCCCGTACAGCAGAGAGGAAAAACCTGCTCTCTCTGGGTCACAACAACATTGTCCGCTGCATTGTCCACTCGCCCACCAATCCTGGTTTCATGACTTGCAGTGATGACTTCAGGGCTCGTTTCTGGTACCGGCGCACCACCACCGATTGA